In the genome of candidate division WOR-3 bacterium, one region contains:
- the argF gene encoding ornithine carbamoyltransferase: MNLRGRHLISLHDFTSEEILHILDSAAALKLRYRQGDDFQPLKGKTLALIFQKPSLRTRVSFEAGMSRYGGHAIYLGPDDIKLGKRETTADIARNLSRYCDAIMARVFAHRDVVDLAAAASVPVINGLSDLLHPCQILADLLTIREKKGRLAGLKLAFLGDGNNVAHSLLEAGARVGLHVTLAVPEGYEPDRDILATAREDARATGARLEVTHDLKEALREADVVYTDVWASMGQEAEKQKREQAKIDQQPRFSFKRH; this comes from the coding sequence ATGAACCTGAGAGGACGGCACCTGATTTCGCTGCACGATTTCACCAGCGAGGAAATCCTGCATATCCTGGACAGCGCCGCCGCGCTGAAGCTGCGCTACCGCCAGGGCGACGACTTCCAGCCCCTGAAAGGCAAGACCCTGGCGCTCATCTTTCAGAAACCGTCTCTGCGCACCCGGGTGTCCTTCGAAGCGGGCATGAGCCGCTACGGCGGGCACGCCATCTACCTGGGGCCGGATGACATCAAGCTGGGCAAGCGCGAGACCACCGCCGACATCGCCCGCAACCTCTCCCGCTACTGCGACGCCATCATGGCCCGGGTCTTCGCCCACCGGGACGTGGTCGATCTGGCCGCCGCCGCCTCGGTGCCGGTCATCAACGGGCTGTCCGACCTGCTGCACCCCTGCCAGATCCTGGCCGACCTGCTGACCATCCGGGAAAAGAAGGGCCGGCTGGCGGGGCTGAAGCTGGCCTTCCTGGGCGACGGCAACAACGTGGCCCACAGCCTGCTCGAGGCCGGCGCCCGGGTGGGCCTGCATGTCACCCTGGCCGTGCCCGAGGGCTACGAGCCTGACCGGGACATCCTGGCCACGGCCCGAGAAGACGCCCGCGCGACCGGCGCCCGGCTGGAGGTGACCCACGATCTGAAGGAAGCCCTGCGCGAGGCCGACGTGGTCTACACCGACGTCTGGGCCAGCATGGGCCAGGAGGCGGAGAAACAGAAACGCGAACAGGCCAAGATAGATCAGCAGCCCCGGTTTAGCTTCAAGCGCCATTAG
- a CDS encoding GTPase has protein sequence ELLYHPGEANLRLADVVVINKITTAKVEWIATVQQNIVQVNPTAQVVKANSPITVEEPEKVRGKRVLVVEDGPTLTHGEMSYGAGTLAAEHAGAAQVVDPRPFAVGSIKKTFEKYPHIGSLLPAMGYSPKQLKELEKTINATDCDLVLIGTPIDLRRVIKIEKPAQRVFYELADHGSPTLEEIIRKRFA, from the coding sequence TGAGCTGCTCTACCATCCGGGCGAGGCCAACCTGCGCCTGGCCGACGTGGTGGTCATCAACAAGATCACCACCGCCAAGGTGGAATGGATCGCCACCGTGCAGCAGAACATCGTCCAGGTCAACCCCACCGCTCAGGTGGTAAAGGCCAACTCGCCCATCACCGTGGAAGAGCCCGAAAAGGTGCGCGGCAAGAGGGTGCTGGTGGTCGAAGACGGCCCCACGCTCACCCACGGCGAGATGAGCTACGGCGCGGGCACCCTGGCCGCTGAGCACGCCGGGGCGGCTCAGGTGGTCGATCCGCGACCCTTTGCGGTGGGCAGCATCAAGAAGACCTTCGAAAAGTACCCCCACATCGGGTCGTTGCTGCCGGCCATGGGCTATTCGCCCAAGCAGCTGAAGGAACTGGAAAAGACCATCAACGCCACCGACTGCGACCTGGTGCTCATAGGCACCCCCATCGACCTGCGGCGGGTGATCAAGATCGAAAAACCGGCGCAGCGGGTGTTCTACGAGCTGGCCGATCACGGCTCGCCCACCCTGGAAGAAATCATCCGCAAGCGCTTTGCCTGA
- a CDS encoding leucyl aminopeptidase — MKIELVARKHWTGKVLAVFAYEDGKPPLGLEKSEAESIAAGCTAQNFKGAYKKTALVSAEDRLFVVTGLGKRKDFELDRARVASAKALKLAEDKGVESLGLLIPDNKDVRGDLAEFASAAIEGAVLGSYRFDKYKKPKEDDTKPVAGLTCVFANTKNLSAAMRRSCAKAEVLCAAVSFTRDLGNEPSVVKPPEKLAQIAEGLAQEGRINVKVMHKPELKKLGMNGILAVGAGSHNHPCLVRLTYTPKVRPKKTICLVGKGITFDSGGISIKPSQGMEAMKDDMAGAASVLGIFHYLGKVDIPVLVHGLVPLAENMPGGGAQRPGDIIRHYGGKTSEVISTDAEGRLILADALAYGSELKPNLMIDIATLTGACVVALGDEYSALLGTDDDTIRKLISLGLKQGEFFWQLPLPERYKSHIKSNVADMKNVGKPQNAGTIAGGLFLKEFVAEGVPWVHIDIAGPAYTKDGWDYAPAGATGVPVRTIAALLHSM, encoded by the coding sequence ATGAAGATTGAGCTTGTGGCTAGAAAACACTGGACTGGAAAAGTACTGGCAGTGTTTGCGTACGAGGACGGCAAGCCGCCGCTCGGCTTGGAGAAATCTGAAGCCGAGAGCATTGCGGCCGGGTGTACCGCACAGAACTTCAAGGGCGCGTACAAGAAGACTGCCCTGGTCTCTGCCGAAGACCGGCTCTTTGTCGTCACCGGTCTGGGCAAGCGCAAGGACTTTGAGTTGGACCGGGCGCGCGTGGCTTCGGCCAAGGCGTTGAAGCTGGCTGAGGACAAGGGCGTCGAATCGCTCGGTCTCCTGATCCCGGACAACAAGGACGTGCGCGGCGACCTGGCCGAGTTTGCGTCCGCTGCCATCGAAGGAGCGGTCCTCGGCTCGTACCGCTTCGACAAATACAAGAAGCCCAAAGAGGACGACACGAAACCGGTCGCCGGGCTGACGTGCGTGTTCGCCAACACGAAGAACCTGTCAGCGGCGATGCGCAGGTCTTGTGCCAAGGCGGAGGTGCTGTGTGCCGCGGTGTCCTTCACCCGCGACCTGGGGAACGAACCGTCAGTTGTCAAACCACCTGAGAAGCTAGCACAAATAGCCGAGGGTCTGGCGCAGGAGGGCCGCATCAACGTCAAGGTGATGCACAAGCCCGAACTAAAGAAGCTCGGAATGAATGGAATCCTCGCAGTCGGCGCCGGCTCACACAACCATCCCTGCTTAGTTCGTCTGACCTACACACCGAAAGTCCGACCGAAGAAAACCATTTGCTTGGTAGGTAAAGGCATCACATTCGACTCCGGCGGAATATCAATCAAACCATCCCAGGGCATGGAGGCGATGAAGGACGACATGGCCGGAGCTGCATCGGTTCTCGGCATCTTCCACTACCTAGGCAAAGTTGACATTCCGGTTCTGGTGCACGGGCTTGTTCCGCTGGCCGAGAACATGCCTGGTGGCGGTGCCCAGCGGCCAGGCGACATTATCCGTCACTACGGCGGCAAGACCTCAGAAGTCATCTCGACCGATGCCGAGGGCAGGCTGATACTGGCCGACGCACTCGCCTATGGCTCGGAGCTGAAGCCCAACCTGATGATTGACATTGCGACCCTGACCGGTGCATGCGTTGTGGCGCTCGGCGACGAATACTCGGCTCTTCTTGGCACGGATGATGACACAATCCGCAAACTCATTTCGCTGGGTCTGAAACAGGGCGAATTCTTCTGGCAACTGCCCCTGCCTGAGCGTTACAAGTCCCACATCAAGAGCAACGTCGCTGATATGAAGAACGTTGGCAAGCCCCAGAATGCCGGCACCATTGCCGGCGGGTTGTTCCTGAAGGAATTTGTAGCCGAGGGCGTTCCCTGGGTGCATATTGACATTGCAGGCCCGGCTTATACCAAGGACGGCTGGGACTACGCTCCAGCCGGCGCGACCGGCGTACCCGTACGCACGATAGCAGCTTTGCTTCATTCTATGTAG